A region from the Shumkonia mesophila genome encodes:
- a CDS encoding ATP-binding protein has product MPRKRKSTPILPQWIFRGALDNAKDVILVTEAEPLDEPGPKIVYANQAFYELTGFTPEETIGNDPRMLQGEDTDRATLDRVRAALKAHEPVRVEVVNYTKSGQSYWLDMIIVPLRDPHGKVTHFAAIERDITAVKSLERDLMRRHETATGEVQRLAKANDVIEASRRQLCELDAENNRLLSIIGHDLRNAFTAIIGFTSLLEGRLPDLSTAQVANEVTRIHRVVKDSHRMLENLLAYSLMQRETPEAKLQPVSLSPLVERVLGVLEERAARKGIMLEPLASEHLVVADERMLEVVIRNLVENAIKFSHAGGRVRILGRDVDGRSRIGVSDSGIGMSEAQVRSILDHQRVKPQRGTAEEKGTGFGLILCGQLIRKMGGQLSVRSELGKGSTFELVLDRVP; this is encoded by the coding sequence ATGCCGAGGAAGCGAAAGTCGACACCCATTCTGCCGCAATGGATTTTTCGGGGCGCGCTCGACAATGCCAAGGACGTCATTCTCGTCACCGAGGCGGAGCCGCTGGACGAACCGGGGCCGAAAATCGTCTACGCCAACCAGGCGTTCTACGAGCTGACCGGGTTCACGCCCGAGGAAACCATCGGCAACGATCCCCGCATGCTGCAGGGCGAGGATACCGACCGCGCCACCTTGGATCGCGTCCGGGCCGCGCTGAAGGCGCATGAACCCGTCCGCGTCGAGGTGGTCAACTACACGAAATCCGGCCAATCCTACTGGCTGGACATGATCATCGTGCCCTTGCGCGATCCCCACGGCAAGGTCACGCATTTCGCCGCCATCGAGCGCGACATCACCGCCGTCAAGAGCCTCGAGCGGGATCTCATGCGCCGGCACGAGACGGCGACCGGCGAGGTTCAGCGCCTGGCCAAGGCCAACGACGTCATCGAGGCGTCGCGCCGGCAGCTTTGCGAACTCGACGCCGAAAACAACCGGCTGCTATCGATCATCGGCCACGATCTCAGGAATGCGTTCACCGCCATCATCGGATTCACCTCGCTGCTCGAGGGCCGGCTGCCGGACCTCTCCACGGCCCAGGTCGCCAACGAGGTGACGCGCATTCATCGGGTGGTGAAGGATTCCCACCGGATGTTGGAAAACCTGCTCGCCTATTCGCTGATGCAGCGGGAAACGCCGGAAGCCAAGCTGCAACCGGTTTCCCTCTCCCCCCTGGTCGAGAGGGTCTTGGGCGTCCTCGAAGAGCGGGCCGCGCGCAAGGGAATCATGCTGGAACCGCTGGCTTCCGAACATCTGGTCGTCGCCGACGAACGCATGTTGGAGGTGGTCATCCGCAACCTGGTCGAGAACGCCATCAAATTCTCCCACGCGGGCGGGCGGGTTCGCATCCTGGGCCGCGACGTCGACGGCCGCAGCCGGATCGGCGTCAGCGATTCCGGTATCGGCATGAGCGAGGCCCAGGTCCGCTCGATCCTCGATCACCAACGGGTCAAGCCGCAGCGCGGCACCGCCGAAGAGAAGGGAACCGGCTTCGGCCTGATCCTCTGCGGACAGTTGATTCGCAAGATGGGCGGCCAATTGTCCGTGCGGAGCGAATTGGGAAAAGGCTCCACCTTCGAACTGGTTCTCGATCGCGTCCCTTGA
- a CDS encoding DUF4129 domain-containing protein — MLVASTRRQDVRHAFFMAMEAAWIATLLSFLDAVVGAVGRPAAAWCLWLYPAAYAYARIDERITTTPLRRLALRILAGAAAGLATLAAIVWPSAFGAIGLGTSQTWPAAVAHLVGAGSAPVVLVVVASAFVMARGWLLAPRQIDGDGFLAGLQMGAVILLAVAFLHPLTGLPAATVIAGTLAFLGLGLYGLWLCRWLDSKFAERVPGNVGWPILAAAVVGGVLLLGTLWGSEVDRGLIDWLLTPVFWLGDMLNRLLLWLGRLMPVYQPLGLESRPAAVRPEMLVVDKPYKFGEVTRLIGQIMLALSLSLLGVLLIVRNLSDLLRWLSRRPRLARGIAREPSPFNLWDDLKDILAMLKEIARRLGRWLARWRRTGTAEAPEVWAVRHIYAKVLARMANQGWPRAEAQTPHEYLETLGSAAPHLRADLALITEAYVEVRYGAAIPPSDQLAAVRDGWRRVRRTKPSRAKS; from the coding sequence ATGTTGGTCGCATCCACCCGCCGCCAGGATGTTCGCCACGCCTTCTTCATGGCCATGGAGGCGGCATGGATCGCCACCCTGTTGTCCTTCCTCGATGCGGTGGTCGGCGCCGTGGGACGGCCGGCCGCGGCCTGGTGCCTTTGGCTCTATCCGGCTGCCTACGCCTACGCCCGCATCGACGAGCGAATAACGACGACTCCCTTGCGGCGCCTCGCCCTGCGCATCCTCGCGGGCGCCGCCGCCGGGCTCGCCACCCTGGCGGCCATCGTCTGGCCGAGCGCCTTCGGCGCGATCGGCCTGGGCACCAGCCAGACCTGGCCCGCCGCGGTGGCGCATCTGGTCGGCGCGGGATCGGCGCCGGTGGTTCTGGTGGTCGTCGCCTCGGCCTTCGTCATGGCCCGCGGCTGGCTGCTCGCCCCCCGGCAGATTGACGGCGACGGCTTCCTGGCCGGCCTGCAGATGGGTGCGGTGATCCTGCTTGCCGTCGCCTTCCTGCATCCGCTGACCGGACTGCCCGCCGCCACCGTCATCGCCGGCACCCTCGCCTTTCTGGGATTGGGGCTCTATGGATTGTGGCTCTGCCGCTGGCTCGATTCCAAATTCGCCGAACGCGTGCCGGGCAACGTCGGCTGGCCCATCCTGGCGGCGGCGGTCGTCGGAGGCGTTCTCCTGCTTGGCACCCTGTGGGGAAGCGAGGTCGACCGAGGCCTGATCGACTGGCTGTTGACGCCGGTGTTCTGGCTGGGCGACATGCTCAACCGGCTGCTCCTGTGGCTCGGCCGGCTCATGCCGGTTTACCAGCCGCTTGGCCTGGAATCCCGACCCGCCGCCGTGCGGCCGGAAATGCTGGTGGTCGACAAACCCTACAAGTTCGGCGAGGTGACCCGCCTGATCGGCCAGATCATGCTGGCCCTTTCGCTCAGCCTCCTCGGCGTGCTGCTGATCGTGCGCAACCTGAGCGATCTGCTGCGTTGGCTGAGCCGCCGGCCCCGCTTGGCCCGCGGCATCGCCCGCGAGCCGTCGCCGTTCAATTTGTGGGACGATCTCAAGGACATCCTGGCGATGCTCAAAGAGATCGCCCGCCGCCTGGGCCGCTGGCTTGCCCGCTGGCGCCGGACCGGAACGGCCGAAGCTCCGGAGGTGTGGGCCGTGCGCCATATCTATGCCAAGGTGCTGGCCCGGATGGCCAACCAGGGATGGCCCCGGGCAGAGGCGCAGACGCCCCACGAATACCTGGAAACCCTGGGGAGCGCCGCCCCCCATCTGCGGGCCGATCTTGCCTTGATCACCGAGGCCTATGTTGAGGTACGATACGGCGCCGCAATTCCCCCGTCGGATCAGCTCGCCGCCGTTCGCGACGGTTGGCGCCGCGTCCGCCGGACCAAGCCCTCTCGGGCCAAAAGCTGA
- the glgA gene encoding glycogen synthase GlgA, with product MKILFVVSEIYPVVKTGGLGDVAGALPVALAELGVDVRVMLPAYPAVLDAVEGLGEPVSLGDPLGAGETRLLRGRLPQSGVAVWLVHCPALYDRPAGPYLDAIGRDWPDNHLRFALLARAAATAAEAGSLLGWRPDVVHAHDWHAGLAPAYLHLRAGRRPATVMTVHNLAFQGNFPAAALGPVGLPPECFSIDGVEFHNQVSFLKAGIRYSDRVTTVSPTYAREILTPTLGCGFDGILRQRGADLRGILNGIDYRAWDPASDPLIERTYDAGHLARKDANKRAVADRLGLADAPAAPLIGVVSRLTDQKGVDLILGAIPSLLAMGARLAVVGSGDAVFEEGFRDAATAYPGRVGVWTGYDEPLAHLVQAGSDLLLVPSRFEPCGLTQLCALRYGTIPVVRRTGGLADTVSDASRGKEGTGFMFEAATSLALSGAVSRALAVYRKRPAWRVLQRRAMEQDFSWTRAAREYLDLYAEVTKGRARRPASASRKRK from the coding sequence ATGAAGATTTTATTCGTCGTCTCGGAAATCTACCCGGTCGTCAAGACCGGCGGGCTGGGCGACGTCGCCGGCGCCTTGCCGGTCGCCCTCGCCGAGCTGGGCGTGGACGTGCGCGTCATGCTGCCGGCCTATCCGGCGGTGCTCGACGCCGTCGAGGGGTTGGGAGAGCCGGTTTCCCTGGGCGATCCGCTGGGGGCCGGCGAGACCCGCCTGCTTCGCGGCCGGCTTCCGCAAAGCGGGGTCGCCGTCTGGCTGGTCCACTGCCCGGCCCTTTACGACCGGCCGGCCGGCCCTTATCTCGACGCCATCGGTCGGGACTGGCCCGACAACCATCTGCGTTTCGCGCTCCTGGCCCGCGCCGCGGCGACGGCGGCCGAGGCCGGTTCGCTGCTGGGATGGCGCCCCGACGTGGTGCACGCCCACGACTGGCACGCCGGCCTCGCCCCGGCCTACCTCCACCTGCGGGCCGGCCGCCGGCCGGCCACCGTGATGACCGTCCACAACCTGGCCTTTCAGGGGAATTTCCCGGCCGCGGCGTTGGGGCCGGTCGGCCTGCCGCCGGAATGCTTTTCCATCGACGGCGTCGAATTCCACAACCAGGTTTCGTTCCTCAAGGCCGGCATCCGCTACAGCGATCGGGTGACCACGGTGAGCCCCACCTACGCGCGGGAAATCCTCACCCCCACCCTGGGATGCGGCTTCGACGGCATTCTCCGCCAGCGGGGCGCCGATCTCCGCGGCATTCTCAACGGTATCGACTATCGGGCCTGGGACCCGGCCAGCGACCCCCTGATCGAGCGCACCTACGACGCCGGCCACCTGGCCCGCAAGGACGCCAACAAGCGGGCCGTCGCCGACCGGCTGGGATTGGCGGACGCGCCGGCGGCGCCGCTGATCGGCGTGGTCAGCCGCCTGACCGACCAGAAGGGCGTCGACCTCATCCTCGGCGCGATACCCAGCCTGCTGGCCATGGGCGCCAGGCTGGCGGTGGTGGGGTCGGGCGACGCCGTCTTCGAGGAAGGCTTCAGGGATGCCGCCACGGCATATCCCGGCCGGGTCGGCGTGTGGACGGGCTATGACGAGCCCCTGGCCCATCTGGTCCAGGCCGGTTCCGACCTGCTGCTGGTGCCGTCGCGTTTCGAGCCGTGCGGCCTCACCCAGCTTTGCGCGCTGCGCTATGGGACCATACCGGTGGTGCGGCGCACCGGCGGGCTGGCCGACACGGTGAGCGACGCCTCGCGGGGCAAGGAAGGCACCGGCTTCATGTTCGAGGCGGCCACCTCGCTGGCACTCTCCGGCGCCGTTTCCCGGGCCCTGGCGGTCTACCGCAAGCGCCCGGCCTGGCGGGTTCTGCAACGGCGCGCCATGGAACAGGATTTCAGTTGGACCCGCGCCGCCCGCGAGTATCTCGACCTTTACGCCGAAGTGACGAAGGGCCGCGCCCGGCGGCCCGCTTCCGCAAGCCGCAAAAGAAAGTAA
- a CDS encoding sensor histidine kinase has translation MAVAMASEKRQTHYAPPERASEEMLRRQERLVWEAPLLAVTLDNLQEIVLVLNPERQIVFANRRFREFAGTGDSSRLCGLRPGEALGCVYALAEETPAGCGTSKFCRTCGAVNAILNSQSDSMDVQECSIIRRDHADALNLRVRTSRVLLGDDIFTLFAVENISHEKRREELERIFFHDILNTAGAVRGLADVLELAPPEKQSEFRHRISLGATRLVDEINSHRLIAAAERDELACMPVAVAAADFLREILFLFEEHPSARGRNLVLAEGGEDCVLETDRGLLSRVIVNMVRNALEATAAGGTVRVGCDREAGGVRFAVHNAGAMSRDVALQVFRRSFSTKGKGRGLGTYSMRLIGERYLKGRVFFTSDAAEGTAFFAVFPARLDGGKNH, from the coding sequence ATGGCGGTTGCAATGGCCAGCGAGAAACGACAGACCCACTACGCGCCCCCGGAGCGGGCCTCCGAGGAGATGCTGCGCCGGCAGGAGCGGCTGGTCTGGGAGGCGCCGTTGCTGGCCGTCACCCTGGACAATCTTCAGGAAATCGTCCTCGTCCTCAATCCCGAACGGCAGATCGTCTTCGCCAACCGGCGGTTCCGGGAGTTCGCCGGGACGGGCGATTCCTCGCGCCTGTGCGGCCTGAGGCCGGGCGAGGCGCTGGGCTGCGTCTATGCCCTGGCCGAGGAAACGCCGGCAGGCTGCGGCACCTCGAAGTTCTGCCGGACCTGCGGTGCGGTGAACGCGATCCTGAACAGCCAATCCGACAGCATGGACGTCCAGGAATGCAGCATCATCCGCCGGGACCACGCGGATGCCCTCAACCTAAGGGTGAGGACCAGCCGCGTGCTGCTGGGCGACGACATCTTCACGCTGTTTGCCGTCGAGAACATCAGCCACGAAAAGCGGCGCGAGGAACTGGAGCGGATCTTCTTCCACGACATCCTCAATACCGCCGGAGCGGTGCGCGGGCTGGCCGACGTTCTTGAACTGGCGCCGCCCGAGAAGCAAAGCGAATTCCGCCACCGCATCTCGCTCGGCGCCACCCGGCTGGTCGACGAAATCAACAGCCACCGGCTGATCGCGGCGGCCGAACGGGACGAACTGGCCTGCATGCCGGTCGCGGTGGCGGCGGCCGATTTCCTGCGCGAGATCCTTTTCCTGTTCGAGGAGCATCCGAGCGCCCGCGGGCGCAACCTCGTGCTGGCCGAGGGCGGCGAGGATTGCGTATTGGAAACCGATCGCGGCCTGCTGTCGCGGGTCATCGTCAACATGGTCCGCAACGCGCTCGAGGCGACGGCGGCCGGCGGTACGGTGAGGGTCGGCTGCGACCGCGAAGCCGGCGGTGTCCGCTTCGCGGTCCATAACGCCGGAGCGATGTCCCGCGACGTCGCACTCCAGGTCTTCCGCCGGTCCTTCTCCACCAAGGGCAAGGGACGCGGCCTCGGCACCTACAGCATGCGCCTGATTGGTGAGCGCTACCTCAAGGGCCGCGTCTTCTTCACGTCCGACGCGGCCGAAGGGACGGCCTTCTTCGCGGTGTTCCCGGCTCGCCTGGACGGCGGGAAGAACCACTAG
- a CDS encoding cold-shock protein encodes MAKGTVKWFDTKKGYGFIVPDDGTEDAFVHISALERAGLPGLTEGQPVEFELARGRNGKMAAQNIRVAG; translated from the coding sequence ATGGCTAAAGGCACCGTCAAGTGGTTCGATACCAAAAAGGGCTATGGGTTCATCGTGCCGGATGACGGCACGGAGGATGCCTTCGTGCACATTTCCGCGCTGGAACGCGCCGGCCTGCCCGGCCTTACCGAGGGCCAGCCGGTGGAATTCGAACTGGCGCGCGGCCGGAACGGCAAAATGGCGGCGCAGAACATCCGCGTCGCCGGCTGA
- a CDS encoding AAA family ATPase: MCPPSAAIGMAAIDRSGEISADACAESIRQAADILIENVEKVIVGKRETIELVAVALFTEGHVLIEDVPGVGKTLLAKAIARSLDGSFRRIQFTPDLLPSDVTGINTYNRQTEAFQFLAGPIMANIVLADEINRATPRTQASLLEAMEERQVTTDGETRPLPRPFLVLATQNPIEQEGTFPLPEAQRDRFLLTVTPGYPSAEDEERILLRFERTNPADSLSSIMSAAELTTTIGLCRYIRVGDAVRAYLVALVRATRGHPDIRLGASPRATQSLYRAVQALAAMRGRAFVLPDDVKALAVPVLAHRLVAGARSRLGGRTAADVLADLMETVPVPVE, translated from the coding sequence ATGTGCCCACCGTCCGCCGCCATCGGAATGGCCGCCATAGATCGAAGCGGAGAGATCTCCGCCGACGCTTGCGCCGAATCCATCCGGCAGGCGGCCGACATCCTGATCGAGAACGTCGAGAAGGTGATCGTCGGCAAGCGCGAAACCATCGAGCTGGTGGCCGTCGCCCTCTTCACCGAGGGGCACGTGCTGATCGAGGACGTTCCCGGGGTCGGCAAAACCCTGTTGGCCAAGGCGATCGCCCGTTCGCTCGACGGCAGCTTCCGGCGCATCCAGTTCACGCCCGACCTGCTGCCCTCGGACGTCACCGGGATCAACACCTACAACCGCCAGACGGAAGCCTTCCAGTTCCTGGCCGGGCCGATCATGGCCAACATCGTGCTCGCCGACGAGATCAACCGGGCGACGCCGCGCACCCAGGCCTCGCTGCTGGAGGCGATGGAGGAACGCCAGGTCACCACCGACGGGGAAACCCGGCCGCTGCCCCGCCCGTTCCTGGTGCTGGCCACCCAGAACCCGATCGAACAGGAGGGAACCTTTCCCCTGCCCGAAGCCCAGCGCGACCGCTTTCTTTTGACCGTCACGCCGGGCTATCCCTCGGCCGAGGACGAGGAGCGCATTCTCCTGCGCTTCGAGCGGACCAATCCGGCCGACAGTCTGTCCTCGATAATGTCGGCCGCGGAGCTGACCACGACCATCGGCCTCTGCCGGTACATCCGGGTCGGCGATGCGGTGCGCGCCTATCTGGTCGCCCTCGTGCGCGCCACCCGCGGGCATCCCGACATTCGCCTGGGGGCCAGCCCGCGGGCCACCCAGAGCCTGTATCGCGCCGTCCAGGCCCTGGCCGCCATGCGCGGCCGCGCCTTCGTGTTGCCCGATGACGTCAAGGCGCTGGCCGTTCCGGTGCTGGCTCATCGCCTGGTCGCCGGCGCGCGCAGCCGCCTGGGCGGCCGCACCGCCGCGGACGTGCTCGCCGACCTGATGGAAACGGTGCCGGTGCCGGTCGAGTGA
- a CDS encoding sugar phosphate nucleotidyltransferase, with amino-acid sequence MPGSKPDLGLDMNTALRQTFAIVMAGGRGSRLKQLTDYRAKPAVPFAGKFRIV; translated from the coding sequence ATGCCTGGATCCAAGCCCGACCTCGGCCTCGACATGAACACCGCCCTGCGCCAAACCTTTGCCATCGTGATGGCCGGGGGACGGGGCAGCCGGCTCAAGCAGCTGACCGATTACCGGGCCAAGCCGGCGGTCCCCTTCGCCGGAAAATTCCGCATCGT
- a CDS encoding methyl-accepting chemotaxis protein, translated as MTAAHSRSAKPRRLSFRWTLTRKIYAVGFFSMLALASLSGASLLTTTWIVDATGQSEERHADILVAKDMLIKQLNVDIAVGDILFNSVSAKINPKVLDQINLDIMHLNKTSARLATAATTEEQRRLASSIGEQNDALALAIQVDLPLAVEMGGDRKELERVDALIKEKVAALRRDLGNLETLFQKEAAKAGEDARHTADVSRVGSGIAFLIVTTVLMIIQVVLGRSIAKPITAMTRSMLRLAGGDKTAEIPAVGRKDEVGEMANAVQVFKEGMIEADRLAEEQRREQEERAARTKRIEALCQAFDATSTEAVKSVATAATEMQSSSEAMSATAEETTRQASAVAAASEQASANVETVASAAEELSSSIAEIGRQVTQASQIASAAVSEAEQTNVKVQGLAQAANKIGEVVALITDIAEQTNLLALNATIEAARAGDAGKGFAVVASEVKNLANQTAKATDEIGAQIAGIQAATQEAVGAIESITRTISKINEVNSGVASAVEEQGAATQEIARNVEQASAGTQEVSSNIGGVSQAANETGTAAEQINRAAGELSEQSETLRAEVDKFLANLRAA; from the coding sequence ATGACCGCCGCCCACTCCCGATCCGCCAAACCGCGTCGCCTGTCGTTTCGCTGGACCCTTACGCGCAAGATCTATGCGGTAGGGTTCTTCTCGATGCTGGCTCTGGCTTCGCTCAGCGGGGCGAGCCTGCTGACCACCACCTGGATCGTCGACGCCACGGGGCAGAGCGAGGAGCGGCACGCCGACATCCTTGTCGCCAAGGACATGCTGATCAAGCAATTGAACGTCGACATCGCCGTCGGCGATATCCTGTTCAACAGCGTGTCGGCCAAGATCAATCCCAAGGTCCTGGACCAAATCAACCTGGACATCATGCACCTGAACAAGACCTCGGCCAGGCTGGCGACGGCAGCCACCACGGAGGAGCAGCGGCGGTTGGCGTCCAGCATCGGCGAACAGAACGACGCCCTGGCGCTGGCCATTCAGGTCGATCTGCCGTTGGCCGTGGAAATGGGGGGCGACCGCAAGGAACTGGAGCGGGTGGACGCCCTCATCAAGGAAAAGGTCGCCGCGCTCCGGCGCGACCTCGGCAACCTGGAAACGCTGTTCCAAAAGGAAGCGGCGAAGGCCGGCGAGGACGCGCGGCATACCGCCGACGTGTCGCGCGTCGGATCGGGCATCGCGTTCCTTATCGTCACCACTGTGCTCATGATCATTCAGGTCGTGCTGGGCCGCAGCATCGCCAAGCCGATCACCGCCATGACGCGTTCCATGCTGCGGCTCGCCGGCGGCGACAAGACGGCGGAGATCCCGGCCGTGGGCCGCAAGGACGAGGTGGGCGAGATGGCCAACGCGGTGCAGGTCTTCAAGGAAGGCATGATCGAGGCCGACCGCCTGGCCGAGGAGCAGCGGCGCGAGCAGGAAGAGAGGGCTGCCAGAACCAAGCGCATCGAGGCATTGTGCCAGGCTTTCGACGCCACCTCGACGGAAGCCGTGAAGTCGGTGGCGACGGCGGCGACCGAGATGCAGTCCTCTTCCGAGGCGATGAGCGCGACGGCCGAAGAGACGACGCGCCAGGCCTCTGCCGTGGCCGCGGCCTCGGAGCAGGCCTCGGCCAACGTCGAGACGGTGGCTTCCGCCGCCGAGGAACTGTCCTCCTCGATCGCCGAGATCGGCCGCCAGGTGACGCAGGCTTCCCAGATCGCCTCGGCCGCGGTGAGCGAGGCCGAGCAGACCAACGTCAAGGTGCAAGGGCTGGCCCAGGCTGCCAACAAGATCGGCGAAGTGGTGGCCCTGATCACCGACATCGCCGAGCAGACCAACCTGCTGGCCTTGAACGCCACCATCGAGGCGGCCAGAGCGGGCGACGCCGGCAAGGGCTTCGCCGTGGTCGCTTCCGAGGTCAAGAACCTGGCCAACCAGACGGCCAAGGCGACCGACGAGATCGGGGCGCAGATCGCCGGCATCCAGGCGGCGACCCAGGAAGCGGTGGGCGCCATCGAATCGATCACGCGCACCATCTCCAAGATCAACGAAGTCAACTCGGGGGTGGCCTCGGCGGTCGAGGAACAGGGCGCCGCCACCCAGGAGATCGCGCGCAACGTCGAGCAGGCGTCGGCCGGTACCCAGGAGGTCAGTTCCAACATCGGCGGCGTCAGCCAGGCGGCCAACGAGACCGGCACGGCAGCCGAGCAGATCAACCGGGCGGCCGGCGAACTGTCGGAGCAATCGGAAACGCTGCGCGCCGAGGTCGACAAGTTCCTCGCCAACCTGCGCGCGGCGTGA
- a CDS encoding formylglycine-generating enzyme family protein, with protein MKRFPTLAAIAVLAALSAGAAPAETTDPQGPRRPGTVFKDCPECPEMVVVPAGSFIMGDIDGSGPPLEAPVHRVVIARPFAVGKFEVTFAEWNACVAAEGCNGYSPDDAGWGRDRRPVINVSWDDAKAYLLWLGQRTGRPYRLLSEAEWEYAARGRSLTRYPWGDEIDPANAKYDSPDGTVPVGSYPANAFGLHDMIGNAWEWTEDAWHDNYEGAPTDGSVWMSKAWWHRVLRGGAWYFDANHVRSASRDGEGTGSRFDLFGFRVARPLD; from the coding sequence ATGAAGCGCTTTCCGACCCTCGCCGCCATCGCCGTCCTCGCCGCCCTCTCGGCCGGCGCGGCGCCGGCAGAGACGACCGATCCACAGGGGCCTCGCCGGCCCGGGACCGTTTTCAAGGATTGCCCCGAATGCCCCGAGATGGTGGTGGTCCCGGCGGGCTCGTTCATCATGGGCGACATCGACGGCAGCGGCCCCCCGCTGGAAGCGCCGGTCCATCGGGTGGTGATCGCCAGGCCCTTCGCGGTGGGAAAGTTCGAGGTGACGTTCGCCGAGTGGAATGCGTGCGTGGCGGCGGAGGGCTGCAATGGATACAGCCCGGATGACGCCGGCTGGGGGCGCGACCGCCGCCCGGTGATCAACGTGAGCTGGGATGACGCCAAGGCCTATTTGCTATGGCTTGGCCAACGGACGGGGCGGCCCTATCGGCTGCTGAGCGAAGCGGAATGGGAATACGCGGCGCGGGGGCGAAGCCTGACGCGCTACCCGTGGGGAGACGAGATCGACCCCGCGAACGCGAAATACGACAGTCCGGACGGCACCGTCCCCGTGGGCAGCTATCCGGCCAACGCGTTCGGCCTGCACGACATGATCGGCAACGCCTGGGAATGGACCGAGGACGCTTGGCACGACAATTACGAGGGGGCGCCGACGGATGGATCGGTGTGGATGAGCAAGGCCTGGTGGCACCGCGTGCTGCGCGGCGGCGCCTGGTATTTCGACGCCAACCATGTGCGAAGCGCCAGCCGCGACGGCGAGGGCACGGGCTCGCGGTTCGACCTGTTCGGCTTCCGGGTGGCGCGGCCCCTCGACTGA
- the ybaK gene encoding Cys-tRNA(Pro) deacylase encodes MTPAVTLAEKAGIRFALHRYEHDPDAPSYGAEAAEKLNLPPERVFKTLVASTMVAGRDTLAVAVVPVGGQLDLKRLAAALGGKKAAMADVAEAQRITGYLVGGISPLGQKRRLPTVLDHSVSRFPTVFVSAGRRGLEIELAPADLQRLTGATLAAIAAE; translated from the coding sequence ATGACACCGGCGGTCACCTTGGCCGAAAAGGCCGGCATCCGCTTCGCCTTGCATCGGTACGAGCACGATCCCGACGCCCCTTCCTACGGCGCCGAGGCGGCGGAGAAACTGAACCTGCCGCCGGAGCGCGTGTTCAAGACCCTGGTCGCCTCCACCATGGTGGCGGGGCGCGACACCCTGGCGGTCGCCGTGGTGCCGGTCGGCGGCCAGCTCGACCTCAAGCGGTTGGCCGCCGCGCTGGGCGGCAAGAAGGCGGCAATGGCCGACGTCGCCGAGGCCCAACGAATCACCGGCTATCTGGTCGGCGGCATCAGTCCGCTCGGCCAGAAGCGGCGGCTGCCCACCGTGCTCGACCACTCGGTCAGCCGCTTTCCGACGGTGTTCGTCAGCGCCGGCCGGCGCGGCCTCGAAATCGAGCTGGCACCGGCCGATTTGCAGCGGCTGACCGGCGCCACCCTGGCGGCCATCGCCGCCGAATAG